Proteins found in one Papio anubis isolate 15944 chromosome 13, Panubis1.0, whole genome shotgun sequence genomic segment:
- the PLPP6 gene encoding phospholipid phosphatase 6 — MPSPRRSVEGRPLGVSASSSSSSSPGSPAHGGGGGGSRFEFQSLLSSRATGVDPTCARLRASESPVHRRGSFPLAAAGPSQAPPPPLPEEDRMDLNPSFLGIALRSLLAIDLWLSKKLGVCAGESSSWGSVRPLMKLLEISGHGIPWLLGTLYCLCRSDSWAGREVLMNLLFALLLDLLLVALIKGLVRRRRPAHNQMDMFVTLSVDKYSFPSGHATRAALMSRFILNHLVLAIPLRVLVVLWAFVLGLSRVMLGRHNVTDVVFGFFLGYMQYSIVDYCWLSPHNAPVLFLLWSQR, encoded by the coding sequence ATGCCAAGTCCCCGGAGGAGCGTCGAGGGACGGCCGCTGGGCGTCTCCGCTtcgagcagcagcagcagcagccccggCAGCCCAGCCCatggcggcggtggcggcggcagcAGGTTTGAATTCCAGTCCCTGCTCAGCAGCCGCGCTACCGGGGTGGACCCCACCTGCGCCCGGCTCCGTGCTTCGGAGAGCCCAGTGCACCGCCGCGGCTCCTTCCCCCTGGCCGCGGCGGGCCCCTCCCAGGCGCCCCCGCCTCCGCTGCCCGAGGAGGACCGCATGGACTTGAATCCGTCCTTCCTGGGCATAGCCCTGCGCTCCCTGCTGGCCATCGACCTGTGGCTGTCCAAGAAGCTGGGGGTGTGCGCGGGAGAGAGCTCGTCGTGGGGCAGCGTGCGACCCCTTATGAAGCTGCTGGAGATCTCGGGACATGGCATCCCCTGGCTGCTGGGCACCCTCTACTGCCTGTGCAGGAGCGACAGCTGGGCCGGGCGCGAGGTGCTGATGAACCTGCTCTTCGCCCTGCTGTTGGACCTGCTGCTGGTGGCCTTGATCAAAGGGCTGGTCCGCAGGCGCCGCCCGGCCCACAACCAGATGGACATGTTTGTCACTCTCTCGGTGGACAAGTACTCCTTCCCGTCGGGCCATGCCACAAGGGCTGCCCTGATGTCGAGGTTCATCCTGAACCACCTGGTACTGGCCATTCCACTGAGGGTGCTGGTGGTTCTATGGGCCTTCGTCTTGGGCCTCTCCAGGGTCATGCTGGGGCGGCACAATGTCACCGACGTGGTTTTTGGCTTTTTTCTGGGCTACATGCAGTACAGCATCGTGGACTATTGCTGGCTCTCACCCCATAATGCTCCGGTCCTCTTTTTACTGTGGAGTCAACGATGA